In Anseongella ginsenosidimutans, one genomic interval encodes:
- a CDS encoding DUF4199 domain-containing protein has translation METISDSQAIQNPRPNVTPVKIALKWGLIAGAVMILLSLISYYAGMMQNAAIQWLSYILLALGIFFGVRHHRDKELGGYISFGRGLGTGVLISLFAGILLSAFILLFYGVIDPGALEELKRLQEEGMYEKGMSDEQIDMSLKFVNPGFMAMVTLPMMTFFGFIISLVIAAILKRNKPLFIEERE, from the coding sequence ATGGAAACAATAAGCGATTCCCAGGCAATTCAAAATCCCCGGCCAAACGTCACGCCGGTTAAGATCGCCCTGAAGTGGGGCCTCATTGCTGGCGCAGTAATGATTCTGCTAAGCCTCATTAGCTATTACGCCGGCATGATGCAGAATGCAGCCATCCAATGGTTGTCTTATATTTTGCTTGCCCTGGGCATTTTCTTCGGGGTGAGGCACCACCGTGATAAAGAGCTTGGCGGATACATCAGCTTCGGAAGGGGTTTGGGAACAGGCGTGCTTATCTCCCTTTTTGCCGGAATATTATTATCGGCATTTATTCTCCTTTTTTACGGCGTGATCGACCCCGGGGCATTGGAGGAACTGAAACGTTTACAGGAGGAAGGAATGTATGAAAAAGGGATGTCTGACGAACAAATTGACATGTCCCTGAAATTCGTGAATCCAGGTTTTATGGCCATGGTTACCCTGCCGATGATGACCTTTTTCGGTTTTATTATTTCCCTGGTCATTGCAGCTATTTTGAAAAGAAATAAACCGCTTTTTATAGAGGAACGGGAATAA